TCTTTGGACGTTTACAATCACACACGGTATTTCTGTCAAAGCAGCATATCCAATATTTTCCTGTTTCAAAGAAAATCCTGGTCCGCTCGTTGCTGTCATAGATTTCAATCCAGTTAAAGAGGCACCTATGGTTGCAGCCATTCCGGCAATCTCATCCTCCATTTGAATAAACTTGCCACCTACTAATGGTAGTTTTTGTGCACATATTTCTGCTATTTCAGTAGACGGTGTAATGGGATACCCTGCGTAGAATCTCATACCAGCTGCAATGGCTCCCTCTACACAAGCTTCATTTCCTTGCATTAGTTTTACTTCATTATTTTTCACTGTCAACCACCTCCAAATAAATCGCATAATCTGGGCACCGCAGTTCGCACTGGCCACATTGAATACAACGTTCTCTATCTTTTATGTCGATCTTTTCATTCTTTATCTGTAGTACATTTTTAGGGCAAAACTCAACACATATTCCACAGGCCTTACACCACTCAGTCCGTACTTTTAATTCTTTATTTACTTTATTGTCCACTGGTATCTTCCTTTCAACAAAGCAATTTTTATATTCTTATTAAAAGCATATCAGATTTATTCGATTATTGCAATTTTTATTTCATATTTTTGGTTTTTTTTATTATTTTGCAATTTAAAATTCATTTTCGTCATTTAATAAAGAAAGTTTAAAAAAACGAAATAAAAATTATAATTAGAAATTTTTACTTTATCGATTTTTTAAGTATTTCAGCAGTCAATGATTTTTTTTTTTGAATACATAATTTTAAATGTAATAATTACTGCAATATGCGGTTTAAAATCTTGCTTATTTTTTAAATACATTTTGTTTATAAAACTACAAATGAATATAATTCAAGAATTTTATCCATAATAAAATTATGGTTACTATGAGAGAATGATATGGTAGAGGTGATACTTTGATTCAAATAGATGATGCTGGTAGCGGAAGTTTACTCGGTGGGACAATCATTGGTATCGTACGAGTTGAAACTGGGGAATATGAATTTGATACCATACCTTTAGAATATTATCGTGATGATTATTTTAAGCAGAAAGAGTACATCTGTTATGTTATTACTATTGTAAAAAAGTTATTTCATAAAATTAATGTGACAACGGAAGAAAAAATTGAAGTGTGTCGAGGGTATATGTTTGATAAATTGAAAATTTGGCTGGAGGAAAACAATTATACTTATGTTTGTACTCAAATTCAGGAGCCTCTTCAAAGTTTAGTAGAGAAATCATTTGAGGAATATGCGATCTCCTTGGGACTACCTCAAAGCTTTATAGCTTATACGAAATATCCTTTTCATTTTCATAGAATATTAAAATGGGTTTACGCGGATTTTGAAAACCGTAGCCTGCTTTGTAAAACAGGGTGGGATAGCTGGCAAAAATATGGTAATCTTCCTATAGAAATAGAAGAAGAAATCGTTAAAAAAAGTAATTTATTCTGTTTTAAATGTAATGAAATACTTCAACAAGGTACTCGAGCAAAAGTAAAAAAATTTAATAGTACCCACCTCAACAAAATTTTTCTTCACAGTAACTGCCTGTGAAAAGCTATCATATAAAAGCCATGTATGAAAGAAGAATGTCCACTTTCATACATGGCTTTTATTCATTTAAGATGAATGTACTTTACACTGGATGAGTTCTTTCCTCTTCATTATATAAGCTCGTTTCTATCTTATATTTTTTAGCCCACCTGTCCTTAAAAAAGCTTGTTGCCACTTGTGGGAATAATGCATAGGAAAGTACATCTTCTTCTTGCTCCACATACTCTTTAATCTCTTCCCTTAAAATCTGTAGCTGAGGCTCAATGAGATCGGCTGGTCTGCAAGTAATCGATTCTTCATTTCCAATAATTTTTTTCTTGATATCTTCATGAATTGGCACCGTGGTTTCACCATAAAGACCTTTGACATAATCCTTTATTTCCTTTGGTACCATCTTATATCTTTCGCCAGTAATCACATTAAATACGGCCTGTGTACCCACCATTTGGCTCATTGGCGTCACAAGTGGAGGAAATCCTAAATCTTCTCGAACCATCGGAACTTCCTTTAATACATCTTCGAATTTATCCTCTTTACCTTGGGATCTCAGTTGAGATATTAAATTTGATAACATGCCACCTGGAACTTGATATACTAGTGTTTTTGCATCCACTCCTAAAACCTTCGGATCAATTAGTCCTGATTTCAGATGCTTCTCTTTCATCGGTCTAAAGTATTCAGCAATTTCATTAAGTACCTCTAAGTCCAATCCAGTATCGTATGGCGTGTCTTTAAGAGATGCCACCAATGGCTCTGTTGGCGGTTGTGATGTTCCTAAAGCTAATGGAGAAATTGCAGTATCTACAACATCTGCACCTGCCTCTATCGCTTTTAAATAAGTCATGGATGCAATCCCACTGGTATAGTGCGTATGGATTTGAATCGGAACCTTCACTGCTTTCTTTAGCTCTGTAACTAGATCAAAAGCAACATAGGGTGTTAATATTCCAGACATATCTTTAACGCAAATAGAGCTAGCACCTAAACTTTCCATGTCCTTTGCTTTTTTCACATAATAAGCGATATTATGGGCAGGGCTGATGGTATAAGATAATGCACATTGGGCGTGTCCACCCTCCGCCAGGGTAGCTTTCACTGAAGTTTCTAAATTCCTAAGATCATTGAGCGCATCAAATATCCGTATAATATCGATTCCATTATAGATCGATTTTCTGACAAACTCTGATACAACATCATCAGCATAATGTTTATATCCCAATAGGTTTTGACCTCTTAACAGCATTTGAAGCTTCGTATTTCGAACGACCTTTCGGATACTTCGTAGCCTCTCCCAAGGATCTTCATTTAAGAATCTTAAACTAGCATCAAATGTAGCGCCTCCCCACATCTCCAAAGAATGGTATCCGACCTTATCTAGCATCTCAGCAATAGGAAGCATTTCCTCAGTCTTCATTCTGGTTGCAAATAAAGATTGATGCGCATCTCTTAAAACTGTTTCAGTAATTTTTAATTTAGTCACTAGATCACCCCTATCATATATTAAAAAACTATTAGGTAGAATTGATATATTTTTATCAATTTTCCTATGGTATTCTATATAAGTAGAAAAAACCCTTTATTTATTTTTTTCTATAAAAACTATAATTGGAGGATTATTCATATGATTCGTATAATTGGATTCTATCACTGTAATCTCCTCTTTGGGAATTCCTTTTAAAAAATCTAAAACTGCTTCTTTTTCTTCTTTACCTCCTTCGTGTCCATAATATATAATAATAGATATGATGCCGCCAGGCTTTAAAAGCTGAATCATGTGAGAAATCGCTTTTATCGTAGTTTTTGGTCTGGTAATTATTGCGGGATCACCTTTAGGCAAATATCCTAGATTAAACATTACAACATCCACTAATCCTTCAATGTATTGATTAATATTTTCATGTCCATCATTGATCAGTTGAATATCATATCCCTTTAAATGATGTTCAGTGATTTTCTCTTTCGTATTCCGTAATGCAATTTCTTGGACATCAAATGAATAAACTTTACCACTGATCCCAACCGATCTTGCTAAAAATACAGTGTCATTGCCATTTCCCATAGTAGCATCAATCGCAATATTTCCTTGTTTAATTTTTTCCTTTAAAATAATTTGAACAAAATTTGTAACTCTCGTAAGTAGACTCAAGTGAACATTCCTTTCTTAAATGTTTCTATTCTATTAAATACCCAGCAACCATCTTATTACTCGGATGAGATATTTAATTTATGATATTATTTAACTCTATGTTTGCATTTTACTGAAAAAAAGCGCTGAATATCACATATCTCTAAGCCATTCTCGTTTTTTATCATCGCACTACTGAATGCGTTCATCCATAAATAATTTAAGACTGTCCTTAATAAACCATCTTCTAATTCCATATCTCTTTTTTCTGGTCGTATAACTAACTCATGGATTACAGGAATGGAACTTTCATCGATCTCGACGATGGCATGTCCTAAAATAAGGCTTCCTTCTATTGCTGCAAAATAGATTTTTGTCGTAGTATTTTCATATTCTTCTATTCTAGCACTTATCTCCTCATATCCTATAAAATTGCAAAGTTCTTCTTTTTCCACTTTTTTTATCATGATCACTGCTCTATCTCCCCAATCTGTTGATGCTATTGTTAAAGTATAGATATATTCCAATAGATCATAAGAAAAGCTTTTATTCTAAAGACCAAAGCTTTTCTTATGCATCTTATAATTGTTTCAAATAAGCGATCTCTCTTTCCGTAAAATATCTCCAATTTCCAACATCTAGGTTTCCTAAATGAATTCTACCCATAGCAATTCTCTTCAGTTCAACAACGGGATGACCAATAGCCTCACACATTTTTCTTACCTGACGATTTTTACCTTCTCTAATTCGAACCTCAACTAATGTATGCTGATTGATCTCTTTTAATATCTTAATCTTAGCTGGTGCCGTAATATAGTCTTCAATTTTCAAACCATTCTCAAATGCTTCTAAGGCTTCCTTCGTCGGTATTCCTTTCACCTTTGCAATATATACCTTTTCGACCTTAAACTTAGGGTGCGTCAATTTATAGGTCAGTTCCCCATCATTGGTTAGTATCAGTAATCCAGAGGTATTATAATCCAATCTACCTACCGGAAAAATTCGATAAGGTACATCTACTAGATCTGTAACCTTCTTGCGGTTAAATTGCTCTGATACGGTTGTAACATATCCTGTAGGCTTATTTAACAGAATATATACTTTGCGTTCCTGCAATATGATATCCTTATTATCTACGGAAATTTTATCTATATCTAAATCTACCTTATATCCCATTTCAGTGATGATATTTCCATTGACCTTAACTCTACCACTACTTATTAATTCTTCACTTTTTCTTCTGGAAGCAACGCCATTTGCAGCTAAAAACTTCTGTAGTCTCATCTATTCCACCTCATCATTTGTCTTCTAATACTATTTTAATCGTTCAGAGTAAATATTCAATAGATTTAATCTTTTTAGTTTTAATTTTATAATCTCTGTATCCGTGGTATATAGATTCAATTCTTTCATTCTTTTGAAATAATCCGATCCAGCAAATGTGAATCTTTCTTTTAACCCCTCTTGATGATGAATTCTTTCATTTGCATAGGATATCAAATCTCCGGAGGCAATATCTACTGGAAGTTGTAACAACGGAATTCCTAGAGAGGCTCTAATGCTATTATGCCCAGCCAAACTACCTGTTACAATTGCCTCTGTATGCCCTACAAAGAGTCCAGATTTCTCTCCTGCACAAAATAGATTTTCGATTCCTTCAACTTTCATCATATTGTCCCTAGGAGCCACAGAGAGATATCGAATAGAGTTACCGATTCCTCCTGAATATGGATCTTCATATTTTGCATTTTCTAGTCCCTTTAATTTTCTAAGTTTTTCTAGGGGATAAAATGGCATCATCAGTTTTGCATGACCCGTATCCAGTAAAATCACATTCTCCGCGTATTCTTTTAATGCATATTGTTGGCAAACTTTCATTTCTAATTTACTCATATTGATATCTTCTTTCGGTAGAGAAATTACGACGACACCTTTCTCGTTCAGCTCTTGTCTTAATTCTTCCGATAATGAATCTTTATTTAGTTTACAGGAGCCACTGAATGCACCATATTGACCATTTGCTCTTAATCCCAGAATATCTTCTACGCCAGCTCTTTGGCTTAAGCTGATTCTAGGACCAAAAGAGGGGCATCTCAAAACGCACATAGCACAGCCGTTTCCGTATTTAATGCAGTTTCCCATAGGACCTGTAGAGCCTGTTGTTTCTATAAATATATCTCCTTCAAAGGTATTATTGTTCTGACATTTGATCGCCGTTATGCGATTGTTTATTTTAACGATAT
Above is a genomic segment from Alkaliphilus oremlandii OhILAs containing:
- a CDS encoding 4Fe-4S binding protein, with the protein product MDNKVNKELKVRTEWCKACGICVEFCPKNVLQIKNEKIDIKDRERCIQCGQCELRCPDYAIYLEVVDSEK
- a CDS encoding FAD-dependent oxidoreductase, with amino-acid sequence MAKVIIVGGGWAGCAAAITAKKAGGEVHLFERTDMLLGLGNVGGIMRNNGRYTAAEETILLGAPELFEITDQCSRHRNLDFPGHKHSSLYDVSIIENTVRKLLEAMGIHLYLNHRIVDIVKINNRITAIKCQNNNTFEGDIFIETTGSTGPMGNCIKYGNGCAMCVLRCPSFGPRISLSQRAGVEDILGLRANGQYGAFSGSCKLNKDSLSEELRQELNEKGVVVISLPKEDINMSKLEMKVCQQYALKEYAENVILLDTGHAKLMMPFYPLEKLRKLKGLENAKYEDPYSGGIGNSIRYLSVAPRDNMMKVEGIENLFCAGEKSGLFVGHTEAIVTGSLAGHNSIRASLGIPLLQLPVDIASGDLISYANERIHHQEGLKERFTFAGSDYFKRMKELNLYTTDTEIIKLKLKRLNLLNIYSERLK
- a CDS encoding class I SAM-dependent methyltransferase — translated: MSLLTRVTNFVQIILKEKIKQGNIAIDATMGNGNDTVFLARSVGISGKVYSFDVQEIALRNTKEKITEHHLKGYDIQLINDGHENINQYIEGLVDVVMFNLGYLPKGDPAIITRPKTTIKAISHMIQLLKPGGIISIIIYYGHEGGKEEKEAVLDFLKGIPKEEITVIESNYTNHMNNPPIIVFIEKNK
- a CDS encoding pseudouridine synthase; this translates as MRLQKFLAANGVASRRKSEELISSGRVKVNGNIITEMGYKVDLDIDKISVDNKDIILQERKVYILLNKPTGYVTTVSEQFNRKKVTDLVDVPYRIFPVGRLDYNTSGLLILTNDGELTYKLTHPKFKVEKVYIAKVKGIPTKEALEAFENGLKIEDYITAPAKIKILKEINQHTLVEVRIREGKNRQVRKMCEAIGHPVVELKRIAMGRIHLGNLDVGNWRYFTEREIAYLKQL
- a CDS encoding oxaloacetate decarboxylase subunit alpha; protein product: MTKLKITETVLRDAHQSLFATRMKTEEMLPIAEMLDKVGYHSLEMWGGATFDASLRFLNEDPWERLRSIRKVVRNTKLQMLLRGQNLLGYKHYADDVVSEFVRKSIYNGIDIIRIFDALNDLRNLETSVKATLAEGGHAQCALSYTISPAHNIAYYVKKAKDMESLGASSICVKDMSGILTPYVAFDLVTELKKAVKVPIQIHTHYTSGIASMTYLKAIEAGADVVDTAISPLALGTSQPPTEPLVASLKDTPYDTGLDLEVLNEIAEYFRPMKEKHLKSGLIDPKVLGVDAKTLVYQVPGGMLSNLISQLRSQGKEDKFEDVLKEVPMVREDLGFPPLVTPMSQMVGTQAVFNVITGERYKMVPKEIKDYVKGLYGETTVPIHEDIKKKIIGNEESITCRPADLIEPQLQILREEIKEYVEQEEDVLSYALFPQVATSFFKDRWAKKYKIETSLYNEEERTHPV